In Terriglobus sp. TAA 43, a single window of DNA contains:
- a CDS encoding VWA domain-containing protein — MRFVALFACLIVPAAALAQNNAVPTLRTDVRLTTVDVIVTDKKGTPVRGLKADDFSVLENKQPQTIRNFEEHLGNTPTVYDPPPPGVFTNATVARGGVSNVILIDFLNTPPTDQRYLRDQLVKFLASEKPGTQTAIFTMNSSVHLLQDFTSDPNLLKLAALRLGTRFSSYTQLLQRGPDSRMQSLETLYEGSNSTVQQQISALMQSLAEYTALEQMQFQRLKSLDTMSCLHDVARYLSGVNGRKNLVWISGGFPIYIMKDPETTTSPFQGTEVLDHEMRDLQNALASNQIALYPVDPRGLPVPPSALPSEGGSTGDLGAQQRMNASSAFSPQDKGYYNDQHQEHSIMEELADATGGRAYFNTNDISGALSEASADGSQFYTLTYTPPASAKSGQFRDIDVTVKGKNLRLRYRKGYYSLGPSKNELTPLNTKKTSFNMQAMAPQSSEVLFQVEVSKPASETVKAQIIGAPVFEALPHGTYQLNTLVDFSTLQFSPDADGKMHGVVDVATVIYDKNGKVLDSRNDRATLALDATRYQAMMKSGMRYHQTVAIPDKGDGYVRVAIHDAMTDKLGTVQMAMDAIRTSAKPH; from the coding sequence ATGCGTTTCGTTGCCCTGTTTGCCTGCCTGATCGTCCCTGCCGCAGCACTTGCCCAAAATAACGCCGTCCCCACGCTGCGAACCGATGTGCGCCTGACCACGGTGGACGTCATTGTTACCGATAAAAAGGGTACCCCCGTACGCGGGTTGAAGGCAGACGACTTTTCCGTCCTCGAAAACAAACAGCCGCAGACAATTCGCAACTTCGAAGAGCACCTTGGCAATACACCCACCGTCTATGACCCTCCACCGCCCGGCGTTTTTACGAATGCCACCGTAGCGCGCGGCGGCGTGAGCAACGTCATTCTGATCGACTTCCTGAACACTCCACCAACGGATCAGCGTTACCTTCGCGATCAGCTCGTAAAGTTTCTGGCATCAGAGAAACCCGGCACGCAAACTGCAATCTTCACCATGAATTCATCCGTGCATTTGTTGCAGGACTTCACATCCGATCCCAACCTATTAAAACTAGCGGCTCTTCGCTTGGGCACCAGGTTCTCCAGTTACACGCAGTTGCTTCAGAGGGGCCCGGATTCACGGATGCAATCGCTGGAAACCTTGTATGAAGGTTCTAACAGTACGGTGCAACAGCAGATCAGCGCGCTCATGCAGTCACTTGCTGAATACACCGCGCTGGAGCAGATGCAGTTTCAACGACTCAAATCATTGGACACGATGAGCTGTCTGCACGATGTGGCGAGATATCTCAGCGGTGTGAATGGACGTAAAAATCTGGTCTGGATCTCAGGTGGCTTTCCCATTTACATCATGAAGGATCCGGAGACGACCACGTCGCCATTTCAAGGGACGGAGGTTCTCGATCACGAAATGCGTGACCTGCAAAATGCCCTCGCCTCAAACCAGATTGCGTTGTATCCCGTAGATCCGCGCGGCCTCCCTGTCCCGCCGTCAGCTCTTCCCTCCGAAGGGGGTAGCACGGGCGACCTAGGAGCACAGCAGCGCATGAATGCCAGCAGTGCCTTCTCCCCGCAGGACAAGGGGTACTACAACGATCAGCATCAGGAACACAGCATCATGGAGGAACTCGCCGATGCCACCGGCGGCAGGGCCTACTTCAACACCAATGACATCAGTGGCGCTCTCAGCGAAGCTTCAGCCGACGGATCGCAGTTCTATACGCTGACGTACACGCCGCCCGCTTCGGCCAAATCTGGCCAGTTTCGCGACATTGACGTTACAGTCAAGGGCAAAAACTTGCGCCTGCGTTACCGCAAGGGCTATTACTCACTGGGGCCATCGAAAAATGAACTGACTCCGCTGAATACGAAGAAGACTTCGTTCAATATGCAAGCCATGGCGCCGCAAAGCAGCGAGGTACTGTTTCAGGTTGAGGTTTCCAAACCTGCCTCAGAAACAGTGAAGGCCCAAATCATTGGCGCCCCCGTCTTTGAAGCGTTACCTCATGGCACGTATCAATTAAATACTTTGGTGGACTTCTCCACCTTGCAGTTCTCACCCGACGCTGATGGCAAAATGCATGGCGTGGTGGATGTCGCCACCGTCATCTATGACAAGAACGGTAAAGTGCTGGATTCGCGCAACGACCGCGCCACGCTTGCCTTGGACGCCACACGCTATCAGGCGATGATGAAAAGCGGCATGCGCTATCACCAGACTGTTGCCATACCAGACAAGGGCGATGGCTACGTTCGCGTTGCCATACACGACGCCATGACCGACAAGTTAGGCACAGTGCAGATGGCGATGGATGCCATACGCACCTCGGCAAAGCCCCATTAA
- a CDS encoding Nif3-like dinuclear metal center hexameric protein — MHSLGKRSWLVAALLLATTGISAQQALTAEQLIAKMREAAGIVPGPNTVDTIKAGDPQTVVTGIATTISPTMDVLRKAVAAGDNLIVTHEPSFYNHLDKTDLYPNDPVLAEKLKYIADHKLVVFRWHDGAHAHQPDFIMEGWKAKAGWAEAHREPGAPMLYTAKPVTVAALAEQLRKATGAKIVRVIGDPKLVVTKIAYAPGAPGAERQIKVLERDDVEVLVGGEIPEWETISYAWDAQQQGRHKALILMGHYTSEEPGMDNFANWLRKTMPGLRVDFIPAGEPYWLAH; from the coding sequence ATGCATTCACTTGGAAAACGATCATGGTTGGTGGCGGCCTTGTTGCTGGCTACTACTGGTATCTCTGCACAGCAGGCGCTGACTGCGGAACAGTTGATTGCGAAGATGCGTGAGGCTGCCGGGATTGTACCGGGGCCGAACACGGTGGACACGATTAAGGCAGGTGATCCGCAGACAGTGGTTACCGGAATCGCGACGACGATCTCACCCACGATGGATGTGTTGCGCAAGGCAGTTGCTGCGGGCGACAACCTGATCGTCACGCACGAGCCGAGCTTCTATAACCATCTGGATAAAACGGATCTGTATCCGAACGATCCGGTACTCGCCGAGAAGCTGAAGTACATTGCAGATCACAAACTGGTGGTCTTCCGCTGGCATGATGGGGCGCACGCGCATCAGCCGGACTTCATCATGGAGGGCTGGAAGGCGAAGGCGGGTTGGGCCGAGGCTCATCGAGAACCTGGCGCTCCGATGCTGTATACGGCCAAGCCTGTGACCGTTGCAGCACTGGCCGAGCAGTTACGGAAAGCGACCGGCGCGAAGATTGTGCGTGTGATTGGTGACCCAAAGTTGGTGGTGACGAAGATTGCGTATGCGCCCGGCGCGCCCGGTGCGGAGCGCCAGATTAAAGTGCTGGAACGCGATGACGTGGAAGTGCTGGTGGGCGGCGAGATTCCGGAGTGGGAGACGATTTCGTATGCGTGGGATGCTCAGCAGCAGGGACGTCACAAGGCGCTGATCCTGATGGGGCACTACACCAGTGAAGAACCTGGAATGGATAACTTTGCGAACTGGTTACGCAAAACCATGCCCGGCCTGCGCGTGGATTTCATCCCCGCAGGCGAGCCTTACTGGCTGGCTCACTAA
- a CDS encoding DUF3861 domain-containing protein, protein MDQYRYKLTLERVAGKDGVVRGNADDKITFEAYNHDDLFNILERQKAKGLWDDDTAAQLAIGFKMFAEVALHHRNDPLFEPLMPHIKEFIGRLKALPSNSQ, encoded by the coding sequence ATGGATCAGTACCGTTACAAACTGACGTTGGAACGCGTAGCAGGCAAAGACGGCGTGGTACGTGGAAACGCCGACGACAAAATCACCTTTGAGGCCTACAACCACGACGATCTGTTCAACATCCTCGAACGCCAGAAAGCGAAAGGCCTATGGGATGACGACACAGCAGCCCAACTCGCCATCGGCTTCAAAATGTTCGCAGAGGTCGCACTGCATCACCGCAATGATCCCCTCTTCGAGCCACTAATGCCGCACATCAAAGAGTTCATCGGACGCCTGAAAGCACTGCCTTCAAACTCGCAGTAA
- a CDS encoding trypsin-like peptidase domain-containing protein, with product MLMAFVLVISSTRWGLGQDQQRSFPSDNLASAVLIEDSEGSGSGFFFSYHDAVYLVSARHVLFKPKHLPAGGLSADFEPIAHELTLTSYSQDPSDTSANVFKIDLDAVVQTAVAKYHRSQDVAIVKVAQLVPYSDEERKQNLTIGPTALKAVGVPGVTLQKASRKGLLGVSAENTKRLSETLIGNDIVVMGYPSSIGLADLKQIDYARPLVRRGALAGTNAANKSLVLDCQVFFGNSGGPVFEIDHQGLGYSFNLIGVVSQYVPFANTAGSQTVGVQILTNSGYAIAVPTDFIYELIDR from the coding sequence ATGCTCATGGCTTTTGTCTTGGTTATCTCTTCTACCCGTTGGGGCCTTGGGCAAGATCAACAACGATCGTTTCCTAGCGACAATTTAGCGAGCGCCGTTCTGATCGAGGACTCCGAAGGGTCTGGGTCTGGCTTTTTCTTTTCTTACCACGATGCAGTTTATTTAGTGAGTGCACGTCACGTTCTCTTCAAGCCGAAGCATCTCCCAGCGGGTGGGCTGTCGGCTGACTTTGAGCCAATAGCACACGAGTTGACCTTGACGTCATATTCGCAAGATCCAAGTGATACATCAGCTAACGTTTTCAAGATCGACCTCGATGCAGTGGTTCAAACAGCAGTTGCTAAGTATCACCGCAGCCAAGATGTGGCGATTGTGAAAGTCGCGCAGTTAGTCCCATACTCTGATGAAGAGCGAAAGCAGAATCTGACGATAGGCCCGACTGCACTCAAGGCTGTAGGTGTCCCTGGTGTAACGCTTCAAAAGGCATCGAGGAAGGGGCTTCTTGGAGTGTCTGCCGAAAATACGAAGCGTCTCTCGGAGACTCTGATTGGAAACGATATTGTTGTAATGGGCTATCCATCTTCGATTGGTCTGGCAGATTTAAAGCAGATCGACTACGCTAGACCGCTCGTCCGTAGAGGAGCACTTGCAGGAACGAACGCGGCAAATAAGAGTCTTGTGCTTGACTGCCAAGTATTCTTCGGAAACAGTGGAGGCCCGGTCTTTGAGATTGACCACCAAGGGCTTGGCTACTCGTTCAACCTTATTGGAGTGGTGAGCCAGTATGTACCGTTTGCTAATACAGCCGGTTCACAAACTGTGGGTGTTCAAATTCTGACAAACTCAGGCTATGCCATAGCCGTACCCACAGATTTCATCTACGAGCTGATTGATCGTTAA
- the acnA gene encoding aconitate hydratase AcnA, producing the protein MSTSLNTFASRATLNSGGKSYTYYRLDSLAEKGVELARLPFSLRVLLENLLRREDGVTVTADDIEFLAKWQPSAEPSREIAYMPARVLMQDFTGVPAIVDLGAMRDAMKALGGDAEKINPLIPAELVIDHSVQVDEYGLKNAYDINSLLEFQRNRERYAFLKWGQSAFNNFSAVPPGMGICHQVNLEYLARVVFTTPGGEAYPDTCVGTDSHTTMVNGLGVLGWGVGGIEAEAAMLGQPVSMLVPQVVGFRLTGKLKQGTTATDLVLTVTEMLRKHGVVGKFVEFFGSGISELPLADRATIANMAPEYGATCGIFPVDAETLAYLRLTGRTDEQVKLVEDYYRAQGMFHTADAPEAQYSSTLELDLATVEPSVAGPKRPQDRVALSQTAASFAKQLPSLYGPNANTKGDRQIVRWVGEGGHASADGSLESTVATAEPGKDGSEPIASIKDRFGIDVDPYLHHGSIVIAAITSCTNTSNPYVMLAAGLLAKKAVEKGLKTPPWVKTSLAPGSRVVTDYYNKAGLQTYLDALRFNTVGYGCTTCIGNSGALPTDVSKSIEEHGLVAVSVLSGNRNFEGRINSDVRANYLMSPPLVVAYALAGRIDFDFDNEPIGKGKDGSDVFLKDIWPSQEEVNKTVHDSIDAEMFRTQYSTVSDGDHNWQALKFPLGDVYGWEADSTYIRKAPYFDGMPATPAPVTDIHDARVLAVLGDSVTTDHISPAGSIKLNGPAGKYLTDNGVKPADFNSYGSRRGNHEVMVRGTFANVRLRNKLAPGTEGGVTRLLPEGTGMSIYDASVEYAKRNTPLAILAGKEYGSGSSRDWAAKGPRLLGIRFVLAESYERIHRSNLVGMGILPLQFQEGDNVESMGLTGEEVYSVPGLKDMLDAKFANGKQITVEAKKADGTVLHIPATVRIDTPQEILYYQHGGILQYVLRQLAGKA; encoded by the coding sequence ATGAGCACTTCGTTGAATACTTTCGCAAGCCGCGCCACCCTTAACTCCGGCGGCAAGAGCTACACCTATTACCGTCTGGATTCGTTGGCAGAAAAAGGCGTGGAACTGGCGCGCCTGCCTTTCTCGCTGCGGGTTCTGCTGGAGAATCTGCTGCGCCGCGAAGACGGCGTGACCGTCACCGCGGACGACATTGAATTTCTTGCCAAGTGGCAGCCCAGCGCGGAACCTTCGCGCGAGATTGCCTACATGCCTGCGCGCGTGCTGATGCAGGACTTCACCGGTGTTCCGGCGATTGTGGATCTGGGTGCGATGCGCGATGCCATGAAGGCGTTGGGCGGCGACGCGGAAAAGATCAATCCGCTGATCCCTGCTGAGTTGGTCATCGACCACTCGGTGCAGGTGGATGAATACGGTCTGAAGAACGCGTATGACATCAACTCGCTGCTGGAGTTCCAGCGCAATCGCGAGCGCTACGCCTTTCTGAAGTGGGGACAGAGCGCGTTCAACAACTTCAGCGCGGTGCCTCCGGGCATGGGTATCTGCCACCAGGTGAACCTGGAGTACCTGGCGCGCGTGGTGTTTACGACGCCGGGCGGTGAAGCGTATCCCGATACGTGCGTGGGCACCGATTCGCACACGACGATGGTCAACGGCCTGGGTGTTCTGGGTTGGGGTGTGGGCGGCATTGAGGCAGAGGCTGCGATGCTGGGCCAGCCGGTGTCGATGCTGGTGCCGCAGGTGGTGGGTTTCCGCCTGACGGGCAAGTTGAAGCAGGGAACCACGGCTACCGATCTGGTCCTGACTGTGACCGAGATGCTGCGTAAGCATGGTGTCGTTGGCAAGTTTGTGGAGTTCTTCGGCAGCGGCATCAGCGAACTTCCGCTGGCTGACCGCGCCACGATTGCGAACATGGCTCCGGAGTATGGCGCGACCTGCGGCATCTTCCCCGTGGATGCGGAGACGTTGGCGTACCTTCGCCTGACTGGACGCACGGATGAGCAGGTAAAGCTGGTTGAGGATTACTACCGCGCGCAGGGCATGTTCCACACTGCGGATGCGCCGGAAGCGCAGTACAGCAGCACTCTGGAACTGGATCTTGCCACTGTGGAGCCGAGCGTTGCCGGACCGAAGCGTCCGCAGGATCGCGTGGCGCTGTCGCAGACTGCGGCATCGTTCGCGAAGCAGTTGCCGTCGCTGTATGGTCCGAATGCAAACACCAAGGGCGATCGCCAGATTGTGCGTTGGGTAGGCGAGGGCGGTCATGCATCGGCTGATGGTTCTCTTGAATCCACCGTTGCTACGGCTGAGCCGGGCAAGGATGGCAGCGAACCGATTGCGTCGATCAAGGATCGCTTTGGTATCGACGTTGATCCTTACCTGCATCACGGCAGCATCGTGATTGCGGCGATCACTTCATGCACGAACACGTCGAACCCGTACGTGATGTTGGCTGCTGGTTTGCTGGCGAAGAAGGCCGTTGAAAAGGGACTGAAGACGCCGCCTTGGGTGAAGACTTCACTCGCGCCGGGTTCGCGTGTCGTGACCGACTACTACAACAAGGCTGGGTTGCAGACGTATCTGGACGCGTTGCGCTTCAACACGGTTGGTTATGGTTGCACGACCTGCATCGGCAACTCGGGCGCCCTGCCTACCGATGTTTCGAAGTCGATTGAAGAGCATGGCCTGGTTGCGGTCAGCGTGCTGTCCGGCAATCGTAACTTTGAAGGCCGCATCAACTCGGATGTGCGTGCGAACTATCTGATGTCGCCGCCGCTGGTGGTTGCGTATGCGCTGGCTGGTCGTATCGATTTTGATTTCGATAACGAGCCCATCGGCAAGGGTAAGGACGGCAGCGATGTCTTCCTGAAGGACATTTGGCCGTCGCAGGAAGAAGTTAACAAGACCGTTCACGACAGCATTGATGCGGAGATGTTCCGCACGCAGTACAGCACTGTTTCTGACGGCGATCATAACTGGCAGGCGCTGAAGTTCCCGCTGGGCGATGTGTATGGATGGGAGGCTGACTCCACGTACATCCGCAAGGCTCCGTACTTTGACGGCATGCCTGCGACGCCTGCGCCGGTAACGGACATCCATGATGCGCGCGTGCTTGCGGTGCTGGGTGATTCGGTGACGACGGATCACATCTCGCCTGCTGGCTCTATCAAGCTGAACGGTCCCGCAGGCAAGTACTTGACGGACAACGGCGTGAAGCCTGCGGACTTCAACAGCTACGGTTCGCGTCGCGGTAACCATGAGGTGATGGTGCGCGGCACGTTTGCGAATGTGCGTCTGCGCAACAAGCTGGCCCCGGGAACTGAAGGTGGTGTGACGCGTCTGCTGCCGGAAGGCACCGGCATGAGCATCTATGATGCGTCCGTTGAGTACGCGAAGCGCAACACGCCGCTGGCGATTCTTGCCGGTAAGGAATACGGTTCGGGTTCTTCGCGCGATTGGGCTGCGAAGGGACCGCGTCTGTTGGGCATTCGTTTTGTGCTGGCAGAGAGCTACGAGCGCATTCACCGTTCGAACCTGGTGGGCATGGGCATTCTGCCACTGCAGTTCCAGGAAGGTGACAATGTGGAATCGATGGGCCTGACTGGCGAAGAAGTGTACAGCGTGCCCGGTCTGAAGGACATGCTGGATGCGAAGTTCGCCAACGGCAAGCAGATCACCGTGGAAGCGAAGAAGGCTGACGGTACCGTGCTGCATATTCCGGCAACAGTACGCATCGATACGCCGCAGGAGATCCTGTACTACCAGCACGGCGGCATTTTGCAGTATGTGCTGCGTCAGTTGGCGGGTAAGGCGTAG